One Mycoavidus sp. HKI genomic region harbors:
- a CDS encoding nucleoside deaminase: MSLFDPSPTPEQRHLERLPLLLASPLEALRIQLQAEPQQIQADDAFVRYACILALAAVAEGNHGVGAVIVHNGRVIAEGRNRAFWPQVRSDLHAEMDALNALEQDHPHVPPAECSLYSSLECCPMCTIRLINVGIGRVLYAANDDECGMVRRFDNLPPGYRELAESRSQYFGPASCSANLIDCAHDIFHFNLEALKNFVQCRKSNAVNNDVL; the protein is encoded by the coding sequence ATGAGTTTATTTGACCCAAGCCCCACTCCAGAGCAGCGTCACCTTGAGCGACTGCCACTGCTGCTTGCTTCTCCTCTAGAAGCCTTGCGGATCCAATTACAGGCCGAACCCCAGCAGATACAAGCCGATGACGCGTTCGTCCGATACGCCTGTATTCTAGCTCTGGCGGCAGTGGCAGAAGGCAACCACGGCGTCGGCGCGGTTATCGTGCATAACGGCCGCGTTATCGCCGAAGGTCGCAACCGCGCCTTCTGGCCGCAGGTGCGCAGTGACCTACACGCCGAGATGGATGCGCTGAATGCCCTGGAACAGGACCACCCACATGTGCCACCTGCTGAGTGCAGCTTATATAGCTCGCTCGAATGTTGCCCGATGTGCACCATTCGCCTGATCAATGTAGGTATCGGTCGAGTTTTATATGCGGCCAATGATGACGAATGCGGCATGGTGCGTCGCTTTGACAATCTTCCCCCAGGCTACAGAGAGTTAGCAGAATCGCGTTCGCAGTATTTCGGCCCCGCCTCCTGCTCCGCCAATCTGATCGACTGCGCCCACGATATTTTCCACTTTAACCTCGAAGCGTTAAAAAACTTCGTCCAATGCCGTAAATCTAATGCCGTAAATAACGATGTTCTCTAG